The Meleagris gallopavo isolate NT-WF06-2002-E0010 breed Aviagen turkey brand Nicholas breeding stock chromosome 10, Turkey_5.1, whole genome shotgun sequence genome contains a region encoding:
- the ERICH3 gene encoding glutamate-rich protein 3 isoform X3: protein MRRDHQRYVQECLAQAVFLKVLDMERRRHTVTTQHTLRHHQLEVRRKLENSVRKERVQKTKMERPRRSVADANPVHSPHPPLGSRNRYGRHPLMAGEPAARSQVGAPGPIVDYRGGHPSDQHGSRGSAFLKAISSHRPNTAPGNMQYPLRLQPLHSCAAAGTVPRSSGSKQKCCTLENYQQFASGRERSGLRLMNSMEYASGKSPYRLPVINNYLIPVPPPTLQKGDRSVKAVRNGTFRRRRFRPTTAPNGLEQLVTKNSGELPKPSLRSNAFVTMIFLGKSVHLSHDDSDYRDEIKVYQQHCGGENLCVYKGRLLEGETFQFVSKRHRGFPFSLTFFLNGMQVDRLSSCCEYRHQKRSRLGGRHGYFGFLSVEGASPCYRCIIAMGLDKKPSPPKREMEEDCEGKQVGSWKDGVHSEPSGSSADQKSSKESVLVVLPSHKADVETVEDIMETGLDYEREEGTKLPNCETEDSQEDTGKNEYNENFEADEVNEEGQTGDQRNGMSKSSPDDEKHNLDYEKESKDTSQKALQASDSEKDESDGRSDSASENGKQDRSSACSLSSTSTQYSSEDESDTGKKEENVKGKEECDIEEASDNTACAQYGNENGENKLLRTEESQKAFSLEEEEMDEAETTKTEALTSRENTEAFHENILEIQHQSPDVTGEMKQAGSVESNIRGEEEKKANNRRDSGEKNGSVPLEKNMMEVEDRNEESPQSDEGGASLPLFGHPPGPLCLPCSEGLTVKHHSRCKCRAEVSQDDRSAQEEITEAMGNDHHVNFDHECSDSRVDEEVENATSAECDPSEACVTSQLQQPHGTDVLSAVTVTLAAGGAVLADRTGAPGTRSEAVEVAQDEGEDEGCAAERGHAGTDCAGHTAARAGELQPEGEEAAVAPERHPLVDELAPARRAMAEDDTEEREPGKGTEPGAEIEDQDAPTGAGENMGPWRDPAGEGEEQVGIGAPLAVEGARGVTGGERALDGASEEQRVGGAAAPVLGEMMPEGQGAAGDAVLAEGIPEVGDLAAVWTTEKTASEGQKIVEEAGALPGTSGDTEFCTGKEEILKPNEFSQLKVSEEEQVEMDALGTVTFEPDSPPEEEGSSQPRAEDMEEPKDSGRDPALHTAPEREVGDGAGRDSARRGSTPLEQTATAADEEGSAVVLLIGSLSLGSAAKTDRAMEEKCDGVVMGVSGERARVESGDEEVRGEAVGPQEQVAVGQGLLECGTGGEQAVLGEGRLPDQGVMGCEALEAAQGTQDRGCLGLWGQQPAVPASGAAQEDTVPAGVQIEGELPELGLGGSIQRKEVEAVLEGTAGCSGAQEQRTGSPE from the exons ATGAGGAGGGATCACCAGAGATATGTTCAGGAGTGCCTGGCTCAGGCCGTATTTCTGAAGGTCCTTGACATGGAG AGACGTAGGCACACGGTGACCACACAACACACACTG CGTCACCATCAGCTGGAAGTAAGAAGGAAACTTGAAAATTCTGTGAGGAAGGAGAGGGTGCAGAAAACCAAG ATGGAGCGACCCAGAAGATCAGTGGCAGATGCTAACCCTGTGCACTCCCCACACCCACCACTTGGCTCCAGAAATCGTTATGGACGCCATCCTTTAATGGCTGGAGAACCAGCTGCTCGTTCACAAGTG GGAGCTCCTGGGCCTATAGTTGATTATCGTGGTGGACATCCTTCTGATCAACATGGATCCAGGGGGTCAGCCTTTTTAAAGGCA aTTTCTTCCCATCGACCAAATACAGCTCCAGGAAATATGCAATATCCACTTCGACTTCAGCCGCTCCACAGCTGCGCTGCAGCAGGGACTGTTCCAAGGAGTTCAGGCTCTAAACAAAAGTGCTGCACCCTTGAAAATTATCAGCAATTTGCTAGTGGG aGGGAGAGAAGTGGGTTAAGACTTATGAACTCAATGGAATATGCATCTGGGAAATCCCCATACCGACTCCCTGTCATTAACAACTATCTGATACCAGTGCCTCCTCCTACCCTGCAAAAAGGAGACAGGAGTGTAAAGGCAGTGAGAAATGGGACGTTCAGAAGGAGACGATTTCGTCCCACCACTGCACCAAATGGCTTAGAGCAACTTGTAACCAAG AATTCTGGAGAACTCCCTAAGCCCTCACTGCGCAGCAATGCATTTGTTACCATGATCTTTCTGGGAAAAAGTGTGCATTTATCTCACGATGATTCTGATTATAGAGATGAAATCAAAGTCTATCAGCAGCATTGTGGAGGAGAAAACCTTTGTGTCTACAAAGGCAGGCTGTTGGAAGGAG AGACCTTTCAGTTCGTCTCCAAGAGGCACCGTGGTTTCCCATTCAGTCTCACCTTTTTTCTCAATGGGATGCAAGTGGACAGGTTGAGCTCTTGCTGTGAGTACAGACATCAGAAGCGTTCCAGGCTTGGAGGCAGACATGGATACTTTGGATTTCTCAGTGTGGAGGGAGCATCTCCTTGCTATAG atgcATTATTGCGATGGGTCTGGACAAAAAGCCATCCCCTCCCAAGAGGGAGATGGAGGAGGACTGTGAGGGAAAACAAGTGGGTTCCTGGAAAGATGGAGTTCACAGTGAGCCAAGTGGTAGCAGCGCTGATCAGAAATCAAGCAAAGAATCGGTGCTAGTCGTCTTACCAAGTCACAAAGCAGATGTGGAAACCGTGGAGGACATAATGGAGACTGGACTGGATTACGAAAGAGAAGAAGGGACAAAACTACCCAATTGTGAGACTGAAGATAGTCAGGAAGATACTGGTAAAAATG AGTATAATGAAAATTTTGAAGCAGATGAAGTTAATGAAGAAGGACAGACCGGTGATCAAAGGAATGGAATGTCAAAGTCATCCCCAGATgatgaaaaacataatttaGACTATGAAAAGGAGAGTAAAGACACATCGCAGAAGGCACTGCAGGCCTCTGACAGTGAGAAAGATGAGAGTGATGGACGTTCTGACAGTGCCTCAGAGAATGGCAAACAAG ACAGGAGCTCTGCATGCTCTCTGTCATCCACCAGCACTCAGTACAGCAGTGAAGATGAGTCTGATActggaaagaaggaggaaaatgttAAAGGCAAAGAGGAGTGTGATATCGAAGAAGCATCTGATAACACAGCATGTGCACAGTATGGAAATGAGAATGGGGAAAATAAACTGCTCAGAACAGAGGAGAGtcagaaagctttttctttggaagaggaagaaatggatGAAGCAGAAACGACAAAAACAGAAGCTCTGACATCAAGGGAAAATACTGAAGCTTTTCATGAAAACATACTGGAGATACAGCATCAAAGTCCTGATGTTACTGGGGAAATGAAACAGGCTGGGTCAGTAGAAAGTAACAtaaggggagaggaggagaagaaagcaaacaacagaAGGGACAGTGGGGAGAAAAATGGTTCAgtgcctttggaaaaaaatatgatggAAGTGGAGGATAGAAATGAAGAGTCTCCTCAGAGTGATGAAGGAGGTG CTTCCTTGCCTCTCTTTGGGCACCCTCCGGGGCCTTTATGTCTCCCTTGCAGTGAAGGGCTGACTGTGAAGCATCACAGCCGCTGCAAGTGTAGAGCAGAAG TTTCTCAAGATGATAGATCAGCACAGGAGGAGATAACAGAGGCAATGGGAAATGACCATCATGTGAATTTTGACCACGAATGTAGTGATTCTCGTGTGGATGAGGAAGTAGAGAATGCAACGAGTGCAGAGTGCGATCCCAGTGAAG cttgtgTGACcagccagctccagcagccacATGGAACTGATGTGCTCTCAGCAGTTACAGTGACCCTGG cagctggtggagCTGTCCTGGCAGACAGAACAGGAGCACCCGGCACACGGTCAGAAGCTGTGGAAGTGGCGCAAGACGAGGGGGAGgatgaaggctgtgctgctgagcgAGGGCATGCTGGCACTGACTGTGctgggcacacagcagcacgGGCAGGAGAACTGCAGCCTGAGGGAGAGGAAGCAGCCGTAGCCCCTGAGAGGCATCCGCTTGTGGATGAGTTGGCACCTGCCAGGAGGGCAATGGCAGAAGATGATACTGAGGAGAGGGAACCAGGGAAGGGGACAGAGCCAGGTGCAGAGATTGAGGATCAGGATGCTCCCACAGGTGCAGGGGAGAATATGGGGCCATGGAGGGACCCAGCAGgtgagggagaggagcaggtGGGTATAGGGGCACCCCTGGCTGTGGAAGGGGCCAGAGGGGTGACTGGAGGAGAGAGGGCTCTGGATGGGGCCTCTGAGGAGCAGAGGgtaggaggagcagcagcacctgtTTTGGGGGAGATGATGCCTGAGGGACAgggggctgcaggggatgcAGTCCTAGCAGAAGGCATTCCTGAGGTGGGTGATCTTGCAGCAGTGTGGACCACAGAAAAAACTGCTTCTGAAGGGCAGAAGATTGTGGAGGAAGCTGGGGCTCTCCCTGGAACATCAGGGGATACAGAATTTTgcacaggaaaggaagagatCCTAAAGCCAAATGAGTTTTCTCAGCTGAAAGTCTCAGAGGAAGAGCAGGTGGAAATGGATGCCCTTGGGACAGTGACATTTGAGCCTGACAGCCCACCAGAGGAGGAAGGCAGCTCTCAACCAAGAGCAGAGGACATGGAGGAGCCCAAGGACTCAGGCAGGGACCCTGCATTACACACGGCACCTGAGCGAGAAGTTGGGGACGGTGCTGGAAGGGACTCTGCCAGAAGAGGGTCAACTCCATTGGAGCagacagcaacagcagcagatgaGGAGGGCTCAGCAGTAGTGCTTTTGATTGGAAGCCTGTCTTTGGGCAGTGCTGCAAAGACAGACAGagcaatggaagaaaaatgtgatggGGTGGTGATGGGAGTGTCTGGAGAGAGAGCCAGAGTTGAGTCAGGCGATGAAGAGGTAAGGGGGGAAGCAGTAGGGCCACAAGAGCAGGTGGCCGTGGGGCAGGGACTGCTGGAGTGTGGTACAGGTggggagcaggcagtgctgggagagGGGAGGCTTCCAGACCAGGGTGTGATGGGGTGTGAGGCCCTGGAGGCAGCGCAGGGAACCCAGGACAGAGGctgcctggggctgtgggggcagcagcctgcagtgcctGCATCGGGGGCAGCACAGGAGGACACAGTGCCAGCAGGAGTGCAGATTGAAGGGGAGCTGCCAGAGCTGGGCCTTGGAGGAAGTATCCAGAGGAAAGAGGTGGAGGCTGTGTTGGAAGGAACTGCGGGCTGCTCTGGTGCACAGGAACAGAGGACTGGGAGTCCTGAATGA